From Alkalidesulfovibrio alkalitolerans DSM 16529, a single genomic window includes:
- a CDS encoding Abi family protein codes for MCAKYATPFWYQDESIFKRGKFRHKEFLCQCERQFEKSKELFTRHYKNNYDTPHLPPGWMLIEITTLGTWSRLYQELADHRDKQEIAARFGLPKVIMESWIHSLSYVRNICAHHGRLWNRVLGVSPKQMRGASPNSLTAEDRFSAVAYMIHHLLMTINNENKWIHDFRTLASGFGDQRHFNMGFKSDWQADPFWGL; via the coding sequence ATGTGCGCGAAATACGCCACTCCGTTCTGGTATCAAGACGAATCCATCTTCAAGCGAGGGAAGTTCAGGCACAAGGAATTTCTCTGCCAGTGCGAACGGCAGTTTGAAAAATCGAAAGAGCTTTTCACCCGCCACTACAAAAACAATTACGACACGCCGCACCTCCCGCCAGGATGGATGCTCATCGAGATTACCACCCTCGGAACATGGTCGCGGCTCTACCAGGAATTGGCCGATCACCGTGACAAGCAAGAAATCGCGGCACGTTTCGGTCTCCCCAAGGTGATCATGGAAAGCTGGATACATTCTCTGAGCTATGTCAGAAATATCTGCGCTCACCATGGAAGACTCTGGAACAGAGTCCTCGGGGTCAGCCCTAAACAGATGCGAGGCGCATCTCCGAATTCCCTGACTGCGGAGGATAGGTTTTCCGCAGTGGCCTACATGATCCACCACCTGTTGATGACAATAAACAACGAAAACAAATGGATACATGATTTTCGCACACTTGCGAGCGGATTTGGCGACCAGCGGCATTTCAACATGGGTTTCAAGAGTGACTGGCAGGCCGATCCCTTCTGGGGGCTGTAG